A genomic region of Gossypium hirsutum isolate 1008001.06 chromosome D01, Gossypium_hirsutum_v2.1, whole genome shotgun sequence contains the following coding sequences:
- the LOC107939195 gene encoding probable E3 ubiquitin-protein ligase ZFP1, with protein MGQRNMRSPIDLEIDQQGQEYLQHEPCVYLGGTTNYPSPDIPMTVTAPGNTTNLDAHPLPEHYDNSMFYGIPMYLGVQHHHHSPNLDLGIGSASNFYGPYVPTPSSSVPINHGIPDQMPSSSNYRIHGVSADEYARNCHFMDNVRGLYKRKNSEGIPGNFQQFNASSSSSSSVTPLNTRNPDGVGTVDAASFTRSQYRGNGLPPIREAGPQRSVRNRLGANAVDPVLMQSGNPYFQGNYLGQPFQPTITDGGASAWTQAPGVPYMHGSNIGGPMETRHRSSSNFSHSPLDFRNPNFHHHVPPIEGARGHGINVHPQVAPVPYCFPASYASQSTMNPSQDGLDVGRRHFGPVPPTGFRIYHSRRESGALPESSQRHRNLPHLRVLPPDGVAVLEFPEFYEEVGNLIDHHRDMRLDIEDMSYEELLALGERIGNVNTGLSEEIMRRKLKTRSYSTFATNINLEEAAPVEQEPDFCTICQEDYKNQEKIGTLDCGHEYHASCLRKWLLVKNVCPICKSEALAT; from the exons ATGGGCCAAAGGAATATGCGAAGCCCTATTGATTTAGAAATCGATCAACAAGGCCAGGAATACCTCCAGCATGAACCTTGCGTCTATTTGGGTGGGACAACGAACTACCCATCACCTGATATCCCAATGACCGTCACAGCTCCAGGGAACACAACTAACCTTGATGCGCATCCCTTACCTGAGCATTATGACAACAGTATGTTTTATGGGATCCCCATGTACCTTGgtgttcagcatcatcatcattccCCAAATCTTGATCTTGGTATCGGGAGTGCCTCGAACTTTTATGGTCCCTATGTGCCTACCCCTTCATCCAGTGTTCCTATAAATCATGGAATCCCAGACCAGATGCCATCATCCAGCAACTATCGTATCCATGGAGTTTCTGCTGATGAATATGCAAGGAATTGCCACTTCATGGATAACGTTAGAGGCTTGTATAAGAGAAAAAATTCTGAAGGGATCCCAGGAAATTTTCAGCAGTTTAATGCCTCATCAAGCTCTAGCTCCTCTGTTACACCATTAAATACTAGGAACCCTGATGGGGTTGGCACAGTGGATGCTGCATCCTTTACTAGGTCTCAATATAGGGGAAATGGCCTTCCACCAATTAGAGAAGCAGGACCTCAAAGAAGTGTGAGGAACAGATTAGGGGCAAATGCAGTGGATCCTGTTTTGATGCAAAGTGGCAACCCTTATTTTCAAGGAAATTACTTGGGTCAACCTTTTCAGCCAACAATAACAGATGGAGGTGCCTCAGCTTGGACTCAGGCTCCTGGTGTTCCTTATATGCATG GTAGCAATATTGGTGGACCTATGGAGACTAGGCACAGAAGTTCCTCAAATTTCTCACATTCTCCCCTTGACTTTCGGAACCCAAACTTTCATCATCATGTGCCTCCTATCGAAGGAGCAAGAGGCCATGGCATTAATGTCCATCCGCAAGTAGCACCAGTTCCTTATTGCTTTCCAGCAAGCTATGCTTCACAGAGCACCATGAATCCCTCACAGGATGGTTTGGATGTCGGGCGTAGGCATTTTGGACCAGTTCCACCTACTGGCTTTAGGATATATCATTCTCGCCGGGAAAGTGGTGCTTTACCTGAGTCATCTCAGAGACACCGCAATCTTCCTCACCTGAGAGTTCTCCCACCTGAT GGAGTTGCCGTACTTGAGTTCCCAGAATTTTATGAAGAAGTTGGCAATCTTATTGATCATCACAGAGATATGCGCTTGGATATAGAGGATATGTCTTACGAG GAGTTGCTCGCTCTGGGAGAGCGGATTGGCAATGTGAACACCGGTTTATCAGAAGAAATCATGAGACGTAAATTGAAAACAAGATCGTATTCGACATTCGCTACAAATATTAATCTGGAAGAAGCGGCACCCGTTGAACAGGAACCTGATTTTTGTACAATTTGCCAG GAGGATTATAAGAACCAAGAGAAAATCGGAACCCTTGATTGTGGACACGAGTACCATGCAAGTTGCTTAAGAAAGTGGCTGCTCGTGAAGAACGTATGCCCCATATGCAAATCAGAGGCATTAGCCACATAA
- the LOC107939197 gene encoding UDP-glycosyltransferase 79B2, whose amino-acid sequence MGKSGYSKLHIAMFPWVAYGHFIPFLHLSNKLAHKGHKISFILPKGVQPKLENMNQYPNLIQFVPLVIPHVDGLPPGAETTSVVPLNQQKYLAFAVDQTRDQVEGILGALKPDMVFYDFWFWIPDLARQLGIHPIFYVVVSSMIMSLGSNIRTLTKEMTVEEVTKLPPDYPSSTVKFKAEEAAALLFEAEDFGSGLSFGERIRTAVSGSDAIAFRTCRETEGPFCDYVARGYGKPVLLSGPCLPETKTQQLDEKWVSWLSQFEPGSVVFCSLGSQSVLQKDEFQELLLGFELCGLPFLLALKPPQGCSTVEEALPEGFQDRVGGRGLVYGGWVPQEQLLHHPNIGCFVNHCGYGTMWEFLLSDCQVVLIPEIGDQILNTRLMANELKIGVEVERGKNREVPKESLSEAIKLVMDKDNETANMMKRNHAKLKQMLSNRDLQEGYINNFIQALQDLSNRKSKLQNKMNKPDDVW is encoded by the coding sequence atgggAAAATCAGGCTACTCAAAGCTTCACATCGCCATGTTTCCCTGGGTTGCATATGGTCATTTCATCCCGTTCCTTCATCTCTCAAATAAGTTGGCTCATAAAGGCCATAAAATTTCCTTCATTTTGCCTAAAGGAGTGCAACCAAAGCTGGAAAACATGAACCAATACCCCAACTTGATTCAATTCGTCCCTCTAGTTATACCCCATGTCGATGGCCTCCCTCCAGGTGCTGAAACTACATCTGTTGTTCCTCTGAACCAACAAAAATACCTTGCTTTTGCTGTAGATCAAACCAGGGACCAAGTTGAAGGCATCCTAGGGGCTTTAAAACCTGATatggttttttatgatttctggTTTTGGATCCCAGACTTGGCTCGCCAACTTGGGATCCACCCCATATTCTATGTAGTGGTTTCCTCGATGATCATGTCGTTAGGATCAAACATCAGGACGCTAACCAAAGAAATGACTGTAGAAGAGGTGACGAAATTGCCTCCCGATTACCCTTCTTCCACTGTGAAATTCAAAGCTGAAGAGGCTGCTGCTCTGTTGTTTGAGGCTGAGGATTTCGGGAGTGGACTGTCGTTTGGGGAACGGATAAGGACTGCTGTGAGTGGAAGTGATGCCATTGCCTTCAGGACTTGCCGTGAAACCGAGGGACCATTTTGCGACTATGTTGCTCGAGGATATGGGAAGCCTGTTTTGTTGTCAGGGCCTTGCTTGCCTGAAACAAAGACCCAACAGCTTGATGAGAAATGGGTTAGCTGGTTGAGCCAGTTCGAGCCAGGTTCTGTTGTGTTTTGCTCTTTAGGAAGCCAGAGTGTGTTACAGAAGGACGAGTTCCAGGAGTTGTTGCTTGGCTTTGAGCTATGTGGGCTTCCATTTTTGTTAGCTTTAAAGCCACCCCAAGGATGCTCAACTGTTGAAGAAGCACTGCCGGAGGGGTTTCAAGATAGGGTTGGAGGAAGAGGGTTGGTGTAtggaggttgggttccacaagaGCAGCTATTGCACCACCCTAACATCGGCTGTTTCGTTAACCACTGTGGGTATGGAACGATGTGGGAGTTTTTGCTTAGTGACTGCCAAGTGGTGTTGATACCTGAAATAGGGGATCAAATTTTGAACACCAGGTTGATGGCGAATGAACTCAAGATTGGGGTAGAAGTGGAGAGAGGTAAAAACAGGGAGGTTCCAAAGGAGTCATTGAGTGAAGCCATCAAGCTTGTGATGGACAAGGACAATGAAACAGCTAATATGATGAAGAGAAACCATGCTAAGCTGAAGCAAATGCTATCTAACAGGGATCTTCAAGAAGGATATATCAACAATTTCATTCAAGCTCTGCAAGACTTGTCAAATAGAAAGTCCAAGTTGCAAAACAAAATGAATAAACCCGATGATGTTTGGTAG